A single genomic interval of Halomonas sp. GT harbors:
- the gcvP gene encoding aminomethyl-transferring glycine dehydrogenase, whose amino-acid sequence MPFETRRLAELADHDAFIKRHNGPSPADVDTMLKALNMQRMEDLIEQTVPSDIRLGRELALDDPRSEAEALDYLSQLARQNRVAKSYIGQGYYGTHMPAVIQRNVLENPGWYTAYTPYQPEISQGRLEGLLNFQQVIMDLTGMELANASLLDEATAAAEAMALCKRSNKKSKSTTFFVADDLFPQTLDVIKTRAEFFGFELISGPAETLADHDVFGALVQYPSASGNITDISPLLSAAKERGIMTCVATDLLSLVLLKEPGAMGADIVVGNSQRFGVPMGFGGPHAAFFATSDKLKRSIPGRIIGVSKDSRGNTALRMAMQTREQHIRREKATSNICTAQALLANIAGFYATYHGAEGLRKIAGRVHRLTTLLAEGLKQGGVTLANDSWFDTLRLTQIDAGKIHGRAMTHDINLHYFANGDVGISLDETTTAHDVATLFDVLLGDEHGLSVATLDGQVISDAISGIPSKYRRESSFLEHPTFTRYRSETEMLRYLKRLENKDLSLAHAMIPLGSCTMKLNATSEMIPISWPAFAHLHPFAPRDQVAGYHQMIDELAAFLVEVTGYDHISMQPNSGAQGEYAGLLAIRRYQAAQGEAHRDVCLIPSSAHGTNPASAAMLSMDVVVVECDANGNIDLDDLTRKAEQHSDRLSAVMITYPSTHGVFESHVRKVCEVVHQHGGQVYVDGANMNAQVGLTRPGDFGGDVSHLNLHKTFCIPHGGGGPGMGPIGVKAHLAPFVSNHVVTPINGVNPENGAVSAAAFGSASILPISWAYIKMMGARGLREATELAILNANYIAKRLESAYPILYRGKNGNVAHECIIDIRPLKSASGISEEDIAKRLMDYGFHAPTMSFPVPGTLMIEPTESESLYEIDRFCDAMIAIRDEIARVEEGEWPLDNNPLVNAPHTQADLMDNEWQRPYDRKLGAFPTEAVAASKYWPAVNRVDNVFGDRQLICSCPSIDEYRR is encoded by the coding sequence ATGCCATTTGAAACACGCCGTTTGGCCGAACTGGCCGACCATGATGCTTTTATCAAACGCCACAATGGGCCTAGCCCCGCTGATGTCGACACCATGTTAAAAGCGCTCAATATGCAGCGCATGGAAGATCTTATTGAGCAAACCGTGCCAAGCGATATCCGCCTTGGCCGTGAGTTAGCCCTGGACGACCCACGCAGCGAAGCAGAAGCTTTAGACTATTTAAGCCAGCTGGCGCGCCAGAATCGAGTAGCTAAAAGCTATATCGGGCAAGGCTATTACGGCACTCACATGCCGGCGGTCATTCAGCGTAACGTGCTAGAAAATCCGGGCTGGTACACCGCTTACACGCCTTATCAGCCTGAAATTTCTCAAGGTCGACTAGAAGGCCTGCTTAACTTCCAGCAAGTCATTATGGATTTAACCGGCATGGAGCTTGCCAATGCTTCATTGCTGGATGAAGCGACCGCCGCCGCGGAAGCGATGGCACTGTGTAAGCGCAGCAATAAGAAAAGTAAGTCAACCACCTTCTTTGTTGCCGATGATTTATTTCCGCAAACGTTAGACGTTATTAAAACTCGCGCGGAGTTTTTTGGCTTTGAGCTTATCAGTGGCCCAGCTGAAACGCTGGCAGACCACGATGTGTTTGGCGCCCTAGTGCAATACCCTTCCGCCAGTGGCAACATCACCGACATTTCTCCCCTATTAAGTGCTGCCAAAGAACGTGGCATCATGACGTGCGTTGCCACGGATCTATTAAGCTTAGTATTGCTGAAAGAGCCAGGAGCAATGGGCGCTGATATCGTCGTCGGTAACTCCCAGCGTTTTGGTGTCCCCATGGGTTTTGGTGGCCCACATGCTGCCTTCTTTGCCACCTCCGACAAACTAAAACGCTCTATTCCTGGCCGCATTATTGGTGTGTCTAAAGATAGCCGCGGTAACACTGCATTGCGTATGGCCATGCAAACCCGCGAGCAGCATATCCGCCGCGAGAAAGCGACTTCCAATATTTGTACTGCGCAGGCCTTGCTAGCAAATATTGCTGGCTTCTACGCCACCTACCATGGTGCAGAAGGTCTTCGCAAAATTGCAGGCCGCGTGCATCGCCTCACTACTTTATTAGCGGAAGGCCTTAAGCAAGGTGGGGTAACGTTAGCGAACGACAGCTGGTTTGATACACTCCGCCTAACTCAAATAGATGCGGGTAAAATTCATGGCCGCGCCATGACCCATGATATCAACCTTCATTACTTCGCCAATGGCGATGTGGGCATCAGCCTGGATGAAACGACAACGGCTCACGACGTCGCGACGCTGTTTGATGTTTTGTTAGGCGATGAGCACGGCTTGTCTGTCGCAACGCTCGATGGGCAGGTCATTAGTGACGCCATCAGCGGCATTCCCTCGAAGTATCGGCGTGAAAGCAGCTTTTTGGAACACCCCACGTTTACCCGTTATCGCAGCGAAACAGAGATGCTGCGTTACTTGAAACGCCTAGAGAACAAGGACCTTTCCTTGGCTCATGCCATGATCCCGTTGGGTTCGTGCACCATGAAGCTAAACGCTACTAGTGAAATGATTCCGATCTCCTGGCCTGCGTTTGCTCACCTCCACCCATTCGCCCCTCGCGATCAAGTGGCCGGCTATCATCAAATGATTGATGAGCTAGCCGCCTTCTTAGTGGAAGTGACGGGTTATGACCATATCTCCATGCAACCTAACTCAGGTGCCCAGGGTGAATATGCGGGGCTGCTAGCCATTCGTCGTTATCAGGCAGCACAAGGAGAAGCTCATCGTGATGTGTGCTTAATCCCCAGCTCTGCCCACGGCACGAACCCAGCGTCTGCAGCCATGCTAAGCATGGACGTTGTCGTGGTTGAGTGTGACGCCAACGGCAACATTGACTTGGATGACCTAACGCGTAAAGCCGAGCAGCACAGTGATCGCCTCTCCGCAGTAATGATCACCTATCCCTCTACCCACGGTGTATTTGAATCCCATGTTCGCAAGGTTTGCGAGGTAGTACATCAGCATGGCGGCCAAGTGTATGTGGATGGAGCCAACATGAATGCTCAAGTGGGTTTGACGCGGCCCGGCGACTTCGGTGGTGATGTCTCGCACCTCAATCTGCACAAAACATTTTGTATACCCCACGGTGGTGGCGGCCCGGGGATGGGGCCCATTGGTGTTAAAGCCCACCTTGCCCCCTTCGTTTCCAATCACGTGGTTACGCCTATTAATGGTGTCAACCCAGAAAACGGTGCTGTCTCCGCCGCTGCATTTGGTAGCGCGTCAATTCTGCCCATCTCTTGGGCTTACATTAAGATGATGGGGGCACGTGGGCTTCGAGAAGCCACCGAACTAGCTATTCTTAATGCTAACTATATCGCCAAGCGATTAGAGAGTGCTTATCCCATTCTGTACCGTGGCAAAAACGGCAATGTTGCCCACGAATGCATCATTGATATTCGCCCGCTCAAGAGTGCTTCCGGTATCAGTGAAGAAGATATTGCTAAGCGCCTGATGGACTACGGCTTCCATGCGCCGACTATGTCGTTCCCTGTGCCAGGCACATTAATGATCGAGCCCACAGAATCTGAGTCGCTCTACGAAATTGACCGATTCTGCGATGCCATGATCGCGATTCGAGATGAAATTGCACGCGTTGAAGAGGGTGAATGGCCGCTGGATAACAACCCGTTGGTAAATGCTCCTCATACACAAGCGGACTTGATGGATAACGAGTGGCAACGTCCTTATGACCGCAAGCTGGGCGCCTTCCCAACAGAAGCTGTTGCTGCGTCGAAGTATTGGCCTGCGGTTAACCGTGTTGATAACGTATTCGGTGATCGGCAGCTCATCTGCTCTTGCCCTAGCATTGATGAATATCGCCGCTAA
- a CDS encoding LysR family transcriptional regulator: protein MFNAQYFRTFITLVETGSFTRTARRLEMTQPGVSQHIRKLESYLDKPLIERKGRSFTLTESGRRAYDYALKLFAEHEQFRHGLDDDSLDSGECRIASPGSVGLMFYPFILGQQQMHPNLTVNYSFAFNHEIVNDLLEGRYDIGIVTEQVNHTELTCTVWHKEPLCLVVPADFAGSTLTDLMGIGFLNYYDGINHANALLRANYPDEFRSMTHFRHQGFTNEVSMVLDAVARGLGFTVVSRLVLETSPWQRQVKALALPQGINEVLYLLRRRDSVLPKRYEKLLDGFHHQRQQEKTPLVPE from the coding sequence ATGTTTAATGCCCAGTATTTTCGGACGTTTATAACGTTAGTGGAAACGGGGAGTTTCACACGAACTGCGCGCCGTTTGGAGATGACGCAGCCTGGCGTCAGCCAGCATATCCGCAAGTTAGAAAGTTATTTAGATAAACCGCTGATAGAGAGAAAGGGGAGAAGTTTTACGCTAACGGAGTCTGGGCGAAGGGCTTATGATTATGCGTTGAAGCTATTTGCCGAGCATGAACAGTTTCGCCATGGTTTAGATGATGATTCACTGGATAGCGGTGAATGCCGGATTGCATCCCCAGGAAGTGTCGGGCTGATGTTTTATCCTTTTATTCTTGGCCAGCAGCAGATGCACCCCAATTTAACAGTCAATTACAGTTTTGCTTTTAATCACGAAATTGTTAATGACCTGCTTGAAGGCCGCTACGATATTGGCATCGTGACTGAGCAGGTCAACCATACCGAACTGACCTGCACGGTATGGCATAAAGAGCCATTATGCTTAGTGGTGCCTGCTGATTTTGCTGGCAGCACGCTAACCGACCTGATGGGCATTGGTTTTCTTAATTACTACGACGGCATTAATCATGCTAATGCATTGCTGCGCGCCAACTATCCAGACGAGTTTCGATCTATGACGCATTTTCGTCATCAGGGTTTTACTAACGAAGTCAGCATGGTGCTGGATGCGGTCGCGCGCGGACTGGGTTTTACCGTTGTCTCACGCTTGGTGTTAGAAACGTCTCCCTGGCAGCGACAAGTTAAAGCGCTGGCACTCCCCCAAGGAATTAACGAAGTGCTTTATCTGCTGCGCCGACGAGACTCAGTCTTGCCGAAACGTTATGAAAAGCTATTGGATGGTTTTCATCACCAACGCCAGCAAGAAAAAACGCCCCTGGTGCCCGAATAA